The DNA region TAAAGAGGACGACATCCAATTTCAAGTATCCGGTATGGTTTTGGATGCGGATGGGGCTCCGTTGCCGGGTGCAAACATTGTAGAGAAAGGAACAACCAATGGTACCCAAACAGATTTTGATGGGAAATTTTTACTAGAAGTAGCTGATGATACTGCCGTTCTGGTGGTTTCCTATATAGGTTTTGCTACTAAGGAGATCAGTATAAATGGTCAAGCTAATATCTCTGTTAGTTTAGCGGAAGATGCTGCAGGTCTTGACGAAGTTGTTGTGGTTGGCTATGGTACGGTGAGAAAAAAAGATTTAACGGGGTCGGTATCCTCGGTAAAAGGATCGGATCTAGAAAAAACACCATCCAATACCTTTGTACAATCCTTACAGGGTAAGGCTTCGGGTGTTGATATTAGGGCGGCATCCAACGCGCCAGGAGGAGGTATTAGAATTAGGGTAAGGGGTACGAACTCAATTAACGCTTCTAGTCAACCTCTTTATGTGGTTGATGGTTTTCCAATTGATAATGGCAATACAACTCCGGAAGCTGGAGGTAACAGAGCCTCTGCAAGCGATCCGTTAACGAGTATCAGTTCTTCGGAAATTGCATCTATTGAAGTTCTAAAAGATGCTTCGGCAACGGCAATTTACGGAGCAAGAGGTGCTAACGGTGTTGTGATCGTTACCACTAAAAGAGGTGGTATAGGTAAGGCTAAAATCGATTTTGAATATTCAACAAGCATTAGTACGGTTAGGAAAAAGTTAGATTTGACAAATGCCGAAGAGCTGGCAATTTTAACCAATGAATGGGCTACAAATAATGACCTTCCTTTAATTTATGATGGAATAAATAAACCATTGCCTGCAGATTTAGGTGAGGGAACAGATTGGCAAGACCAGATTTTTAGAAGTGCAATTACCAATAATTATAATCTTACCGTCTCTGGGGGGAAGGAAGGAACTAGGTATCTGGTTTCCGGTAATTATATGGATCAAGATGGAATAATAATTGAATCTAATTTTAAACGAGCAGGGCTTAAATTCAATCTGGACCAAGATTTAGGAGAAAGACTAAAGTTCGGCATGAATACCAATATTACCAGAACCATAAATGATGCTGTAGATTCTGATGGTGGAGGATATCAAAATGATACACCCTTGTGGAATGCTTTGGCTACTACTCCCGTAATTCCCGTTACCGATGAAGATGGTAATTATGTGCACAATCATGATGAAACGGTAAAAGTACTGGAGAACCCCGTGTCAATTGCTAAAACGCGAACAGATCTTACTTACACCACACGAATTTTAAGTAACGCTTTTTTACAATATCAATTTTTTAATGGTTTTTCTTTCAAGGCAAATTTTGGTGCGGATTTAATCAACTCAAAAAGAAATGCGTATACCCCTACAACGGCAGAAACGCAGGCGCTCCCTAATAATGGAATTGCATCTATTGGTTCTTTACAACGAACAAACTTATTGGCAGAATATACATTCAACTATAATAAGACTATAGGCGAACGGCACCGTATAGATGCTGTCGTAGGATATACGTATCAGAATAATAAGGTGGAGAGCGTATTCTCGCGTACCGATGATTTTTTTACAGATCTAGTGGAGTTTAATAATCTTGAACTGGGTTCTGATCCGAGACCATCTGCGAGTGGTGCAACAGAGAGTTCACTATTGTCCTACTTGGGTAGAATCAACTATGTTTTTGATGATAAATATATAATTACCGGATCTATCCGTAGAGATGGTTCTTCTAAATTTGGTACGGGTAAGAAATGGGGTGTGTTTCCATCAGGAGCAATAGCATGGAAATTAGGACAAGAAAACTTTATTCAAAACCTTAATGTCTTTAGTTCTTTAAAACTTAGAGGTAGCTATGGTCTAACAGGTAATGAATCTATAGGAGCCTATAATTCCTTGGCATTGTATGAGGCAACCAATCAACCTATAATTGGCGGTGTTCCGGTTGTTGGCTTGGCTCCAAATCGTATTAATAACCCTGACTTAAAATGGGAGCGTACAAAACAGACCGATGCTGGACTTGAAATGAGTTTTTTTGATGGTCATCTGAATTTAGAGGCCGGCTACTATGTGAAAACTACCGAAGATCTTTTGTTAAGCGTGGCCATTCCTACGCAATCAGGTTACAATACTAGCGTACAAAACATCGGGAAAGTGGAGAATAAGGGGTTTGAATTTGATCTTGGAATAAGTCATAATTTTGGACAGCTTACTTGGAATTCTAATTTCAATATTTCCTTTAATCGTAATGAGTTACTGGAACTTCCCGAAGGAACGGACGAATTGATCAATACAATTGGAAGAGGTGAAACTGCTTACGGACAATCTATAGCTCGGGTAGGGGAGCCATTAGGTCAGTTCTTTGGATACCGTTTTGATGGTATTTGGGAGTCAGAAGAAGAAATTATAGCTGGTGGAAATACAGTTGGCGGTGTAAATAGGGTAGGACTTCCTAAATACAGAGATTTAAATGGTGACGGCTTCAGGCAAAATTTAGATGATAAGGAAATTGTAGGTAATCCTAATCCAGATTTCATATACGGATTCACC from Zobellia alginiliquefaciens includes:
- a CDS encoding TonB-dependent receptor, coding for MKKFFSRGVPLRYFPKMDLKMKLTTILIIVSLFKIQANSYAQGKKLTLDLENASVEQVFNKIESISEFRFLYESEQIDLKRKVTLHVENKKISDILNQLFNHTDVGFKTRNRQIILARKNLVIGKSPGVFESKSKSKEDDIQFQVSGMVLDADGAPLPGANIVEKGTTNGTQTDFDGKFLLEVADDTAVLVVSYIGFATKEISINGQANISVSLAEDAAGLDEVVVVGYGTVRKKDLTGSVSSVKGSDLEKTPSNTFVQSLQGKASGVDIRAASNAPGGGIRIRVRGTNSINASSQPLYVVDGFPIDNGNTTPEAGGNRASASDPLTSISSSEIASIEVLKDASATAIYGARGANGVVIVTTKRGGIGKAKIDFEYSTSISTVRKKLDLTNAEELAILTNEWATNNDLPLIYDGINKPLPADLGEGTDWQDQIFRSAITNNYNLTVSGGKEGTRYLVSGNYMDQDGIIIESNFKRAGLKFNLDQDLGERLKFGMNTNITRTINDAVDSDGGGYQNDTPLWNALATTPVIPVTDEDGNYVHNHDETVKVLENPVSIAKTRTDLTYTTRILSNAFLQYQFFNGFSFKANFGADLINSKRNAYTPTTAETQALPNNGIASIGSLQRTNLLAEYTFNYNKTIGERHRIDAVVGYTYQNNKVESVFSRTDDFFTDLVEFNNLELGSDPRPSASGATESSLLSYLGRINYVFDDKYIITGSIRRDGSSKFGTGKKWGVFPSGAIAWKLGQENFIQNLNVFSSLKLRGSYGLTGNESIGAYNSLALYEATNQPIIGGVPVVGLAPNRINNPDLKWERTKQTDAGLEMSFFDGHLNLEAGYYVKTTEDLLLSVAIPTQSGYNTSVQNIGKVENKGFEFDLGISHNFGQLTWNSNFNISFNRNELLELPEGTDELINTIGRGETAYGQSIARVGEPLGQFFGYRFDGIWESEEEIIAGGNTVGGVNRVGLPKYRDLNGDGFRQNLDDKEIVGNPNPDFIYGFTNSFAYKNLNLSIFINGSQGNDLANMNTIGLYAQPQKHNVLQKAFDERWQGPGTSTTIEAPLTNAGEWKNFSDRNVEDGSYLRVKTINLSYNLPVDDLGFNWFRSAQLFIAADNLITVTNYTGFDPEVDLYASSNVSFGVDNGAYPSSRTFRIGMKLGF